In one window of Henckelia pumila isolate YLH828 chromosome 1, ASM3356847v2, whole genome shotgun sequence DNA:
- the LOC140873742 gene encoding uncharacterized protein translates to MIDAASGGALVNKTPQEARDLISSMAANAQQFGTRQDNTPLQVNEVSASPIDQKLDSLTSLLERLVVGQVQQVKACGICSVHGHPTDMCPTLQEDQVQQANAIGGFPGQPQRRYDPYSNAYNPGLKDHQKFSYANPQMNVSMPQVPSYPPRSQPLLASNTSEYLENIVKDIATHTLQFQQETRASIQNLNTQVGQLTTALNRLEAQNSSGLNSKSVVNTKENVSSITLKNGKEFEDQENVVPTAANKNKDDEIKVEEKGTNQDDALKSKFSPLFVYKLVPPFPLALNRNCESIQDLNENFRRRGVNIPILDDIKPVPRCAKILKESCNAKMRQNLKECQRVQIGENVSIVLQRNIPIKCSDPVVIQMADRSTIYSRGVIEDVLVKVYNLVFSVDFYVIDMKNSDLNSSILLGRPFLKTSRSIIDVNNGTLTMEFDGEIDKFNIYDTMKYPSCGSAINALDITDHLSQENTKFLNENNLEDIVARPTENSNNIFFFYDFQAFKIERKLPPDRPKQIPMKNGGSYQEMEISKKFKHNKHKLKFSMKIPK, encoded by the exons ATGATTGATGCTGCAAGCGGAGGTGCATTGGTGAACAAAACACCTCAAGAAGCGAGGGATCTTATTTCGAGCATGGCTGCCAATGCACAACAGTTTGGAACTAGGCAAGATAACACCCCACTACAAGTTAATGAGGTAAGTGCTAGTCCTATTGATCAAAAGCTAGATTCATTGACTTCTCTTTTGGAAAGGTTGGTTGTAGGACAAGTACAACAAGTCAAAGCTTGTGGTATATGCTCGGTTCATGGACATCCAACGGATATGTGTCCAACGCTACAAGAAGATCAAGTGCAGCAAGCTAATGCAATTGGTGGATTTCCTGGACAGCCACAACGTCGATATGATCCATATTCTAATGCGTACAATCCAGGATTGAAGGATCATCAAAAATTTAGCTATGCTAATCCACAAATGAATGTGTCTATGCCTCAAGTGCCATCATATCCTCCTAGATCACAACCTCTACTAGCTTCCAATACAAGTGAGTATCtagaaaatattgttaaggataTAGCCACTCATACTTTGCAATTTCAACAGGAAACAAGGGCCagcattcaaaatttaaatactcAAGTGGGTCAGTTGACAACTGCACTCAATAGGTTGGAAGCACAAAATTCAAGTGGTCTAAATTCTAAGAGTGTGGTGAATACAAAGGAGAATGTTAGTTCAATTACATTGAAAAATGGTAAAGAATTTGAGGATCAAGAAAATGTGGTACCAACAGCAGCCAATAAAAACAAAGACGATGAGATAAAAGTGGAGGAAAAAGGAACTAATCAAGATGATGCACTGAAAAGTAAGTTTTCGCCTCTCTTTGTGTATAAACTTGTTCCCCCATTTCCCCTTGCATTGAATAGGAATTGTGAAAGTATTCAGGATTTGAATGAAAATTTTCGTAGACGCGGGGTAAATATTCCTATATTAGATGATATTAAACCAGTACCTCGTTgtgcaaaaattttaaaagaatcGTGTAATGCAAAAATGAGACAGAATTTGAAGGAGTGTCAAAGGGTACAGATAGGAGAAAATGTGTCAATTGTTCTACAAAGAAATATTCCTATCAAATGCAgtgatccag TTGTGATTCAGATGGCTGATAGGTCCACTATTTATTCCAGGGGTGTAATTGAAGACGTTCTTGTGAAAGTTTATAATTTGGTTTTTTCTGTTGATTTTTATGTGATTGACATGAAAAACAGTGATCTAAATAGTTCAATTTTGCTAGGAAGACCATTTCTAAAAACTTCAAGATCAATCATAGATGTTAATAATGGTACtcttactatggaatttgatggcgagATTGAtaagtttaatatttatgataccATGAAATATCCAAGTTGTGGAAGTGCTATTAATGCTCTTGATATCACTGATCACTTGTCACAagaaaatacaaaatttttgaatgagAATAATTTAGAGGATATTGTTGCAAGACCTactgaaaattctaataatatattttttttctatgaTTTTCAGGCATTTAAAATTGAGCGAAAACTTCCTCCAGATCGACCTAAGCAAATACCCATGAAAAATGGAGGAAGTTATCAAGAAATGGAGATTTCCAAGAAATTCAAGCATAACAAGCATAAACTGAAATTTTCTATGAAAATTCCCAAATAG